The following coding sequences lie in one Danio rerio strain Tuebingen ecotype United States chromosome 25, GRCz12tu, whole genome shotgun sequence genomic window:
- the hist1h2a3 gene encoding histone cluster 1 H2A family member 3 translates to MSGRGKTGGKARAKAKSRSSRAGLQFPVGRVHRLLRKGNYAQRVGAGAPVYLAAVLEYLTAEILELAGNAARDNKKTRIIPRHLQLAVRNDEELNKLLGGVTIAQGGVLPNIQAVLLPKKTEKAAKGK, encoded by the coding sequence ATGAGCGGAAGAGGCAAAACCGGCGGCAAGGCCAGAGCTAAGGCCAAGTCACGTTCTTCCAGGGCTGGACTGCAGTTTCCCGTCGGCCGTGTCCACAGGCTGCTCCGCAAGGGTAACTATGCTCAGCGTGTGGGTGCCGGTGCCCCGGTTTACTTGGCCGCTGTGCTCGAGTATCTGACCGCTGAGATCCTGGAGTTGGCCGGAAACGCCGCTCGGGACAACAAGAAGACCCGTATCATCCCCCGTCACCTACAGCTGGCGGTGCGCAACGACGAGGAGCTGAACAAGCTTCTGGGTGGAGTGACCATCGCTCAGGGCGGTGTGCTGCCCAACATCCAGGCCGTGCTGCTGCCCAAGAAAACCGAGAAGGCCGCCAAAGGCAAATAA